From the Triticum urartu cultivar G1812 chromosome 4, Tu2.1, whole genome shotgun sequence genome, the window ccgacggagctgttctgccggggaaacatccctccgggagggggaaatcatcaccatcggcaTTACCATcaatcctctcattgggagggggtcaatctccatcaacatcttcaccagcaccatctcctctcaaacactagttcatctcttgtatctgatctttgtctcaaaacctcagattggtacatgtgggttgctagtagtgttgattactccttgtagttgatgctagttggtttattcggtggaagattatatgttcagatcctttatgcacattaatacccctctgattatgaaaatgaatatgatttgtgagtagttacgtttgttcccgaggacatgggagaagtcttgttataagtagtcgtgtgaatttggtattcgttcgatattttgatgagatgtatgttgtctttcctctagtggtgttatgtgaacgtcaactgtATGACAcatcaccattgtttgggcctaggggaaggcattgggaagtaataagtagatgatgggttgctagagtgacagaagcttaaaccctagtttatgcgttgcttcgtaaggggctgatttggatccatatgtttcatgctacggttaggtttaccttaattcttctttcatagttgtggatgcttgcaaggGGGGTTactcataagtgggatgcttgtccaaggaagggcagtacccaagcaccggtccacccacatatcaaattatcaaagtaacgaacgcgaatcatatgagcatgatgaaaactagcttgacgataattcccatgtgtcctcgggagcgctttcctttatataagaatttgtccaggcttgtcctttgctacaaaaggattgggccaccttgctgcaccttgtttacgtttgttacttgttacccgttatgaattaccttatcacaaaactatctgttaccgataattttagtgcttgcagagaataccttactgaagactgcttgtcatttccttttgctcctcgttgggttcgacactcttacttatcgaaaggactatgatagatcccctatacttgtgggtcatcagcggTCCCTGCGAGCTGCCGAGGATGGCCGCAACGGCGGGGGACGCTGGTGCTGCGAAGAGCGTGATGAAGAGACCGCGCAGCTTCTCCCAGGAGGCTACCGAGGATCCTGGCAGgctgagcagccaggcgcgcggcacgccggccagggccatggggaaccagttggccatggCCCTGTCATCTCCTCCGGCTTCACGAACGACCTCCTCATACACTAGCAGGAAGGCGGCTAGATCTGCCGCACCATCGTAGCAAGGCGACATatccggcttgaacttgtgcggccactGCACCTGTCGTAAGGCGGGGGCGAAGGCCCAGAGGCCCATGGAGCCTCCATGCACGCCCATCGATCCGGCCGACAGGGTGGCTCCTGCCATGAGGGCCGAACGGAGAGATGAAGcgatcgggggggggggggggggggggggggggggggggggggggggggggggggggggcgagcggagaggcggggctccggtgcacccctacctggcgcgccaaatgtcggattgcggattccggctaacccttgaggttcgaactctggggtgcgcacgaagaacaTTCTCTCCCTAGTTCGCTCGCTCAACGATCTTGCgacctagctcgacgaacccaaagaacaagagacacaagggtttatactggttcggaccactttgcggtgtaataccctactccagtgtggtgttggtggattgcctcacgGGCTAAGGATGAACTAATACAATGGACGAACAGCCtcaggaggagaggtgttcttgagctaggCGAGCTGTGGATGTGGGGATGGAATGGATTCGATCCAAGATGAGTCTCCTCtacctatggtggtggctagtcctatttatagtggccttggtcctgtTGCCAAATGTAAGGCGGGAAgagatcccacaatggccaaattcgaagggggcaactagtacaagctatcctgacaaaaggtggtcttcgcctgccaaagactctggtagTGACGCTGAtgtgggctccatggtgacctctgtccttccgtcctgctggtcttggtctcgttgcaccgatatggaaacctttgcctgatccCTTGGcactcctcgcctgcgcctgcctctttagcacgAAAGAGGAAATTGGCACACTGCAcccgctggcgcccacctggccttggtcgtcacggctcacgtcacgtgaacctcgcgaggtgccccttgcatagagatctccgctcctcgggagccagcctagtgaggctgcccccagggaggtcttggcgtCATCCGCCTTGCGAAGCTtggcccctcatgagggtcttgagtggttgctgctgaagatgggtcgtaccaggccgttggtggagccatGCACAAgcccacaggcaggcaagtctgggcacccccggtcccagaacaccgacaaacACAATACAAGCATAATCACTTGCGGATAATTCACGAAAAACATCCTTCAAATAGTTCATCTACATTCTCTGTCCCATTTGTTTTTCCCCTTTGCAGAccattcataatatatatatatattgttcaTAAGTTTCTTGACTTCTTGGCCGCGCCAAGGACGCAAAGGGTCATCTAGTTAAGAGAATTGGTGATGGGAGTTTAGTCTCGGTGTGGACGAACAAGTGGATTTCCATAACTATCTCTATGACACTGCTGCTCAAACCAGCGAACTCCACTGTTGATAAGGTCTCGAATCTAATTGATCCAGATAATTGGATGTGACGGTGTTTGTGATACTTGCATTGCACATAATGCCGAAGCCATCCTCAATATTCCTATCAGGCTAAGCGGTGGTGAGGCTAGGCATTTGAATGATCAGGCATCTACACTATAAAGTTGGCGTACCGTGCCCTTGTGATTCAAAAAGAGTGTGTTGCTCTTCAAGAAGAAATGGTTACCGAGACCTTAGGGAATAATCAAGAGATGTGGATTGCCCTCTCAAAAATGAATGTCGTCCCAAAAGTGCAAATCTTCCAATGAAGAGTTCTTCGTGGAATTCTGCCAGACGAGCAGACGTCATATTGCTGAGATCGACTGATGCAAAATATTTATAGCTGGAGAAGATTTAAAGCATGCTTTGATGCATTGCTCACATGCTCGGCGCTTCTAGGAAGAAGCTCATGCGTGGTTTGGTATTCGTCTTCCTCGTTTCCACCCTCATTCATGGATGAGGGACATTTTATGTGACTCTAGTTTTTTAGTCAAGCTGCATGAATATCCTCACCATCATGTGGGCTATCTGGCAGTCACACAATCGGTCAAAACATGAAGGAGACGGGCTTATCCTGCAAACCCCATGCGGCGGACCAGGTAGGCGATTGCGCTTCTAGAATTACCTAGGAAGCCCCCTCCTGTTTTGCCTGGTTACGTCTAGCGACCTTTGGGGCACGACGTCATCAATATGACTACTTATGGGCGGTGAGTTTTGCGCACAATCATGGTGACGATGACGGGGTTGCACGTTTATCCTTTGCTTTTCTTGGTGTTGGGTGCAAGCCATACATGGGCATCTTTGACCTGTTGATTGCTTTAGCCTATTCTCGGACAGTGTCGGGTTTGCCAAGCTGCGAGAATTTAAGCATAGAGGTTGATTGTTTGTAGATGGTTACACTTTGGAACACTCGTCATAATTCTCGTTCAATTGTGGCTTCTATCTTAGTTAAAATTGGAGAGTTAGCTTGTCATTTCTCTTTACTTGATATTCAACATGTAAACACGTAGTAAACATTCTGGCTCATCTCTGTTTAAAGCATGCTTGCACTTTAAATGTGACCAAAATCTGTCTCGATGGAACTTCTAGAGTCCTAGTGACCAACCTCCTGGTTGATTATCCGAAGAATGCTTTTGTTTGGATAAAACTCTCTGAATtgcaaaaacaaaaaacaaaaaacacttcTCAGCAAAGGTGACAAAGGGCGTTTGTGCCAGAGAGCACATGTGGGCCCATCTGTTGAATTTTGACAGGTTGGTCCAGCTTGGTGTCTCTCTCTAATCAAAGCAAGCAAGGGATCACCAAAAAGCTATAGCAGCAGCTGTTCGCTTCTTCCGCTCCGCGTCCCTCCCACCTCCACCCACCCAGCTCATCATGGCCTACCGCCGGAAGCAGCAGGGGCCCGTCGCCTCCGACGACCGCCGGACTCCCCAGCCCCAGGCAAGcaccctctccccctctcctcccccACCCGTCTTCTCTGCCATCCAATCCCTCTGGTTATTAGTAATCACTGCTGATTTGCTTGCGCTTGCGCCTGTCTCGATCCGTCGGTCGAATATTATATCGGGATCACATCTCGTCCAGTTCGCTACTACAGATGTGCCCTCCGTTTCGTCCGACACGAAATTTGTTGAGACGATGTGCGATAGTCACGAATTGATGCAGGTTTTCCCTCTTGCTTACCTATCGGGGTCAGCTTGAACTAGCAGGTCAATTTGGTCCTGAATATGCCAGCTACTGGATAATCACTGTCTGATTCCAAACCCATCACTGAGATAATCAGCAAGCTGTAGTGTTCCTCTGATGTCCGTTTCTATTGTTCAGTTCGAGGTGAAATTTAGCATGTCTGTATCACTTAGGATCACTGATATAAATGGCACGCTATAGCGTTCTGAGCAATGTCTCGCTAAATAAAATCAGTGTAAAATCGTTTGCTATAGCGGATTTTAAGGGATGTGCTATTTTCCCATAGCACGCtaatttttattccttgcttagGATTGACAGATATTCTTCATGTACTCAAAAATGTTGTTCTACTTATATGGGTTGCTGTGTTGATTTGGTCTGCGGTGAATGAGCAGAGTTCGGCTGCTTCGTCGTACAACTACACGTCGATGGATAGCATGCGTGAGCCTAAGGTTGGATTGTGGGGAGCATTGGCAAGAAAGGCCAAGGGGATTCTCGATGAGGATGCTGCTGCTCACAAGTTCGATGACCATGGGAAAGTTCAAAGTGCTACTCGCAAGCCCAACTTATCGGATGGAGCTCAGGTGAGACAGCAAATATAGGAAAAGCTGGATCCACATACATTGGTGAAACACGATGAAATACAATCAGTAAACTTATTGTCCATGGCTGGTTCCTTAGCCTTTAGGTGATTTACATTCTTCGTTCCATTTTCTTATTTCAGGCCCCTCAATCTCGTTGGTCATTCGACAGCTATGGAGGAACAGAAAGGAGCGAACCGTGGAAGAGGTCAGAGGCACTTGCCGCTTCTGTCAACCAGTTTGGTGGAAGAATCAGAAACGCCTTGGAAGTAAAGCTCTTTAGCATCACACAGCTTTATTTATTTTACGATACCACCGACACAACTCGTAATTGTAGCTTCATTTCGGGCCCTTTTTGTGTTGTCTCTGGGTATTTTACAGTATCTCTTTTGGAAGTTCAGCATCCTGTTTGGTTTGTGCACTGACTTGTTTTCATCTCTATGTTTTACAGGAAGGTCTCATTATTGTCGATAATAAGACATCAAACATCATCGAGGAAACAAAGAAGATACAAATTAGAAGAAAGCCTAACAGTTCCAGTTTGCATATGCAGAATCCTGCTGCAGATGCATTCCCCCCTCCGAGTTTCACACTGAATAAAGCTGAGGCAGCCCAGGAGACCCAGTTAAAAGCTTCTCGCGACGTAAGGTGCCATACGATTATAGATCAATTAGGAATATGCTTTACCAAACCCTTTATGGGAAAGCTACTAAACCTTTTACTTGACAAAAGCTTGCTTACACATGCTTATATTCCCAGTTCAGGGCCTCTTTAGATCTTAGGAATGAAAAACCTAGGAATATGAAACATACAGGAACTATAAACCACAAAACATAAGGAAATGCAGAAAAAAATACCCAGTCCTATGCAAATGAGTGGGGAAAAGTGGTTGAAGTGGATGTTGAAATTCCTATAGAATTAGTTACGAAAGCAATCCATATGAATTCGATAGCGTCATCCTTATGACCCAAATGGCCTCTGTAGTTCCTGAAGGATTGGAATCATACAAAATTCTATGAAATTATTACGATCCAAAGTGGCCCTCAACTTTTAGGATTAGATTTTCTAGTTCATTTAGTTTAAGCCAAAGGCAGCATTGCAATATTAATTCTCTGTAGCACTAGATGAAACATATGGAcatctatgatctatgctgaaagatatttgtttatttatttattttgaaagATATTTGTTCAAGTTTCCTTTTACTGTGTTATTTGTTTTGGCCATCAATATGGTTCAAAATAAGCCCTGTGTACTTTTCACCATCCATTTAGACAGCAGTAATAAATGAACATTGTTATTTACTATTTATGTCCGTCCAATGGTGCTTCCTCTTACCCCCTACAAACTGTTTCAGGTTGCTAATGCGATGGCTGCTAAAGCAAAACTTGTACTTCGTGAACTAAAAACTGTTAAAGCGGACCTAGCCTTTGCGAAGCAGCGCTGCACTCAGCTAGAAGAAGAGAACAAAATGTTGCGTGGAACTAAGCAGAAAGGGGTCAAAATTGAAGAGGATGATGACCTGGTAATTTTTTTTTCTTAGCCTAGTAGAAATTTGGAGTTATATTGTTTGCACCAAAGTTAATAATCCTCATCCACTGCACAGTTCTTAATTTTATCCACTCACTGCACGTGTAAACATCCAAGATGGGTGGAACTGCTATATAGTTTTGTACCATACATTGCTCAGTAATCAGTAGTACTAATATGCTTTCTGTTACTATTTGCTTTCTTCCAGCAATTCTATGAACCCAGTACATTTTGTTGCGGTTCAGATGAAAGTTGGCTATAGTCTTAGTTTAAAAGATAACCAATGGCTTCACAAAATAATAAAAGATAACCAATGGGTGATTGGAACTTCTATTGATCAGTATAGCTAGCCCTCTCAAAGTTGTACTGAAATAGATCCTCTTGAAACAGATCCGCATGCAACTGGAGACATTACTGGCCGAGAAATCAAGGCTGGCACAGGAGAACTCCATGTATGCCCGTGAAAATCGCTTCCTGCGTGAAATAGTAGATTTTCACCAGTCCGCCGCCCACAATGTCGTCTCCTTTGGCGATGGCAATATGAAAGACAGCAAGCTAGAAGAAGATACCAATCGCGCATACACTGAAAACATGTTTCCGGTGGTTGAAGCTTATTTAGCCCAGGAAGAAGTATCGCCCGTCCCCTCCAGGCCAGATTCTCCGATCCTCAGCCCAGGCGAGTCATCATCCCCAGTATCCATCATTTCTGTAGATAATGCTGCTAATTCTCCGAGGAACGCCTTGAAGCCAAATGAGTTGGTGCCTGACAAAGATTGATGTGTGCCGGCTTCTACTCTGCTTGTCGGGGCTTGCAGTGGGTTTGGTTGTGAGTAGTGTGCATAAAATTTTGTCCATTCTCTTGTCCACATCTGTTTGCAGTTGTAATAATTATTAGCAGGTTTCTGATTTCGTGTGAGATAAAGAGTATACGGGCTGACATTCTATTCTTGTGTTGGCGAAGTTGGCTAGTGTTTATCTGTTCATGTATAGGCAAAGTGTATACAGTACTACAGTACAGTTTGGTTTTCATGCTTGTAGGATTGGTGAAATGGATTGGTGTGAATAGGGAAATTACTCTGATGAAGAGTGGGTGTATACTGAGACTGATACATGGAGATGATGGATCAAGGTTCGTGTCTTTGTCATGTGCTTGGGCCCTCTGTAAGGTTACCTCCGGTGCCTTTATTTTACTAGATAATTGACTCTGCCGGGTATAAATATTTAGCTAGTGGTTTACCTGACCATATAAATATGATTGCATAAATAATAATTTATTTGGTAAGAATTTGTCAGTGTACCAAAGACACCATAATTTTATTTGTAAGTCAATAAGATGTGGGGCAGTTGAGGCGGTCttcagaaaaagaaaaactgattAGAAAAATCATAGATGAAAGGAAATAATCAAAACGGAAAGAGGGAGACGAGAACATATCTAAGATTGAAAGAATGACAAACTGAACGATGTAATGCCAGATTCTTTTTAAATAGGAAAGATTTTCTCTTTCCAACAAAAGTCCCTTCAACTTCCGTCTCATTTCATCCCTCACGAAAACATTCTTTTCTTATTGCGCAGGGAAAAGGTCTTTAAATTTCTTCTCAATATAAGATATGCACAAAAAGGAATGGTGGCCATGTATAGTTTATGATGGTTCCCACGGTCTATTTGCATCAATCAATGCATACAATTCCCATAAAAAATTTGATGCATACAGTATCCCCGCCAAAAAAAATGCATACATTCACAGTGAACTTTGTTATGATTGTCGTGTTGAGTTACTCTCCCCTTTTCATAATGTAATGCATAAAAAAAGTCAAACTTCACAGCCTTTGACTTTTATAAGGACATCTATATTTAAAATATCAGATAAATATCATTAGATAAGTCATTAGATATATTTTTATGTTATATTTATTAGATATTTTTTCTTTGCAATTTCTCTATATATTTGATCAAATTCTACAATATTTGACTTTTGAAAAAGTCTGCTACATTATGGAATGAGGGTATCTAGTATAAAATTCAGTTGAAATTCCCGCATTTCAAACTGCTGGTATTCTACCCTTGTTATGCTTGACCAGGCAGCACACCCACATAGCTACAAATTTATTTTACTTAGTACAAACACAGATGCTCACATACACACACATTCATTCATCCCTAGGAATGCATGCACGCACACCGTATctctatgagcaccttcgagataCCGAGTCGAACATCTTGAGATTGATGAAGTCATCACAGTTGTCCTCGTAGTCGACGGAAACGTCTCTTCCCACTAAACGATTATCGCCGAAAAATCTGAAATAAATATGAAAAATACGAGCACCGGTGTCAAGTCTTGAGCTTGAATTCTGATGGGCTGATTTTGTCACAAAGAGTCTAATCTCAGATCGCCATAGCTACAAACTGTTAAAGAATAAACTGCGGCCATGGTACTCATCCGGATGATGGGATCGATCATGGGATGGAAGAGACCACGCTAGCTACTTTTGTGTTATTAGGTGAGGATCCAGAGACGAATTCAAGTGTGCTGGGCGCGTGACAATTAAAGTTGTCACACATACTAGTAGTAGTACGTAGTGTACCAGATGAGACAAATTGCTAACTGTAATTGTACCCTTACGTCATCATAAATTTCATAGGGATGAGATCGATCTCCATATATAGGGATATAAATATGTACGCGTGCAGAAATTGACCAATTTTCTCTTGCTACGGAAAGGATTTGATTATCTGATTGAAGGCAACCAAGATTGACCTCCATTTGAACCTATAGCTAGATTTGCACCGATTGCGGATGCACATTGATGAGCGCAGTTACCGCGCTGCCATGTGCTAGCTGCAGGTTCAGGAGACCAGGACCAATATACTACTCCACTTGCAGCGTGGGCACACAAACGAATTTGTACTCCTCTTCTCACGGAACTTGAACAAATTTCTTTTTCAAACACAGACAGAAATTCATCTTTTTGAAACAAGAAAAGAGGTCAAATCTCTGGCCTCTGCATCATCATGGTGTACACGGCCATGATAAATTTTCATTTGAAGCTCTGGCGTCCCAAACGTGCCTGTACTGTTACATTTGATAAACGAGCTACTGTTACTTTTGATAAAAATCCATGTGCTCAAGTTCATGGGGGAAAAGATAGTAATGATTATACTAGTCGGCACTAGTGGTGCTTGTTGCATTTTTCATGTTATTA encodes:
- the LOC125551110 gene encoding uncharacterized protein LOC125551110 encodes the protein MAYRRKQQGPVASDDRRTPQPQSSAASSYNYTSMDSMREPKVGLWGALARKAKGILDEDAAAHKFDDHGKVQSATRKPNLSDGAQAPQSRWSFDSYGGTERSEPWKRSEALAASVNQFGGRIRNALEEGLIIVDNKTSNIIEETKKIQIRRKPNSSSLHMQNPAADAFPPPSFTLNKAEAAQETQLKASRDVANAMAAKAKLVLRELKTVKADLAFAKQRCTQLEEENKMLRGTKQKGVKIEEDDDLIRMQLETLLAEKSRLAQENSMYARENRFLREIVDFHQSAAHNVVSFGDGNMKDSKLEEDTNRAYTENMFPVVEAYLAQEEVSPVPSRPDSPILSPGESSSPVSIISVDNAANSPRNALKPNELVPDKD